The Cellulophaga sp. RHA19 genome includes the window AACGCTCTTCAGAAATGCCCACAGAACTTTTTACAGTTCTACGGTCTACTAAAGGAGCCTCACAAGTAATAGTTACGCTTCTGTTTTCTTGTATAGGGTTTACCTCAAACCTTACCCATTCTTCAGAACCTTTGTTGTAGACCTTTACATTATTAGCTTGTATAGAAGATGTTTTTGCGCCAGAGTCTACACGTGCTTTTATAGCAGGTATGCCTAGTTCTTCAAAAACACACCACTCTTCTCCTCCAATAACTTGTAATCCTTCAAATTTAGTAGTATTGCCCATAGGTATTATCTTATATTATAATAACTACGAATGTAACTTAAAAATGAATATTACTATGTTTTCTTAAGGCTATTATTTTGCTAATATTCCGTCTTTTTCAATTAGTGGAATTGTGGTTAAATTTGCTTCTGTAACTGTGTTTTTCTCAAAGGTAAAACGTTTTTCAAAAAGCTTGTTATCAGCAAAAAAAGTTACAAAAAACTCGTTGTTTAATTGTAAAACATCTTCTTGTACCATTTCTACTTTTGCGTATGACTTACCATCTAGTTTAGCAATAGAATGCCTCATTGTAGAGGTTATTTTGTCATTGTCATAACCTTTAGAGACAACCAGTACCATTTCTATGGTTTCTGCTCTATTGTTAATTACATAAACATTCCATTCTTTATCTAAAAACTCTTTGTTAAACTCGTGTATAATAGCAACGTGTACATCTTTAACCACTGGTATTACGATGTCTTTTTTCATCTATTTATAACTTTTAAGTTGTTTTACAAAGCACTTTTAAATTGCTCTAAAAAGCGAACATCGTTTTCACTTAACAAACGAATATCTGTAATTTGGTGTAATAACATAGCAATACGGTCTATACCAACGCCAAAGGCAAAGCCAGAGTATTCTTCTGGGTCTATGCCACAGTTTTTAAGTACGTTAGGGTCTACCATACCACAACCACCAATTTCTAACCAACCTGTTCCTTTGGTAATTTTATAGTCAGACTCTGTTTCTAAGCCCCAATACACATCTACTTCTGCACTAGGCTCTGTAAATGGAAAGTATGATGGACGTAAACGAATTTTAGATTTTCCGAAAAGCTCAGTTGTAAAAAACTGTAATGTTTGCTTTAAATCTGCAAACGAAACATCTTTGTCTATATATAAACCTTCTATTTGATGAAAAAAGCAGTGAGAACGAGCAGAAATTGCTTCGTTTCTGTATACTCTACCCGGAGAAATTGTACGTATAGGTGGCTTGTTGTCCTCCATATACCTTACCTGTACAGATGAGGTGTGCGTACGCAACAAAACATCTGGGTTGGTTTGTATAAAAAAGGTGTCTTGCATATCTCTTGCTGGATGATACTCTGGCAAATTAAGTGCAGTAAAGTTATGCCAGTCGTCTTCAATCTCAGGACCTTCAGAAACATTAAAACCTATTCTAGAAAAAATCTCTATAATTTGGTTTTTTACAATAGATATTGGGTGTCTTGCGCCAATAGATATTGGCTGTCCTGGGCGTGTTAAGTCACCGTAAACACTGTCACTAACTGTAGAGCTAGCTAAGGCATCTTTTAAAGAGTTTACCTTTTCTGTAGCAGCATTTTTAAGCTGGTTTATAGTTTGTCCAAACTCCTTTTTTTGTTCGTTTGGCACATTTTTAAACTCGGCAAAAAAGTCATTTAATAATCCTTTTTTACCTAAATATTTTATTCTAAAACTTTCTATTGCTTCTAAGTCTGTTGATGTAAACTCGTTAACTATGGCAATATGTTTTTTTATTTCATCTATCATAACACAAAAAATCCAATACAGGGCAAATTTAGCAATTATTCCCGTATTGGATTGTATTAATTAATGTTTTGTAGTCACATTTAATAGGTGTCTTTTACATTTTCTTTAACCCACGCAACAGCATCATCAAAATTAGAGAACAAATGCTCAGTAGGAATTAGGTCAGGAATAATGTCTATACGTTCCATCATATACCTAGGTTGTTGTAGTAAATCTACAAAAAGCACGTTTACATTATTTTTTTTAAGATCTACCAAAACATCTTCCATTGCATACAAACCAGACTGGTCCATATACTGCATTCTTCCGGTTCTAATAATTACAGTACTTGCAGTACTAGGTATTTGTGAAGCCAATTGTTGAAATTCACTAGTAGAGCCAAAAAACAAAGGGCCTTTAATGTGTTTAATAAATACTTCTTCTTTTAAATATACAGGAAAGTTGGCTTCATCTTTCCAGGCTTTTTCTTGTAAGAGCGATTTAACATCGGAACGTTCTGCGGTTAAGTCTCCAATTTTTTTCATAAACATTAAGGATGCAATAACAAGTCCAATACCTACCGCATACACTAAGTTCCAAGTTGAAGAAAGCACCAATACAACAAGCATTATTATAACTTCTGAACTTACTTTAAATGGTCCAATTTTTAAGTCGCGCGGCAAACTAGGAATAGCTTTTAAGCCTTTATAATCCATAACACCAATACCTACTGTAATCAAAATACCAGCTAATACACCAGCAGGAATTTGAGAAGCAATAGGTCCTAAGGCTAGTAAAACAACCAAAAGTAGCACACCTGCAACCATACCAGATAATTTTGTTTTACCGCCAGAATTAATGTTTACCACAGTACGTATAGTAGCACCAGCACCAGGAATACCATTAAAAATAGCAGCTATTGTATTACCAATACCTTGACCAATTAACTCTTTGTTTGGCTTGTGCTTTGTTTTTGTCATATTATCTGCAACAACAGATGTTAATAAAGAATCTATAGCACCCAAAAGTGCCAATGTTAAAGCAGTAAATATATACGGAGTTAATGAGGTTATGCTAAACTGGGTAAAAATGGCCATATTTGGAGTTGGAATACCAGAAGGAATTTCCTCGATTCGTCTATATGGTAATTTAAATAAAAATGCTACGCCAGAGACAGCTATAAGCGCCACCAATGTACTTGGTATAGCTGTAGTAATACGCTTAAAACCGTATATAATAAATATTGTTGCTAATGCTAGTGCTAGCTCTAACCAATTAATTTGTTGCAAAGCCCTTGGTAATATTTTTAAAGAACCCATTACGCCAGATGCTTCTTTAGCAGCCAAGGTTTTTGCTTCTTTAAGTGTATCTGCATCTGTAACAGTATTGGCTCTTTTTATGGTTTCTTCAAAGTGATCTAAAACCAAAATACCTTCGCCAGCTTGTTCTTTAAGTATGTTTTCTAAAATAACTTCTTCTGCCTGTGGTTTAAATTGATTTACAAAATCTTGATCTTCCTTTGGATAATAGCCAATTGCTGGCAGTATTTGAGTTATTAAAATGATAATTCCAATAGCGGTCATAAAACCAGATACAACCGGGTAGGGTATGTATTTTATATATTTACCCATACCTAATAAACCAAGACTAATTTGCATTAATCCGGCTAAAATAAATACGGTTAATATATAGGGTAAAGCTGTTTCTACATCGCCATCATGAATGGCAATTATACTTGCTATAACAACCATACTTACAGCTGTCATAGGTGCAGTTGGACCAGAAATTTGTGTGCTTGTGCCTCCAAATAGTGCCGCAAAAAAACTAATAAAAATAGCTCCGTATAAACCAGCGGCAGGGCCAAGACCAGAACTAACACCAAATGCCAATGCTAATGGTAGGGCAACAATGCCTGCTGTTATACCACCAAAAATATCTCCTTTTATATTAGAGAAAAGATTTTTCATATTATTAAAATGATTTTTAGAACGATTTAATTTTTGTAATTTAAAAAGAACTAACGATTTATAAAATATACAATAAAAATGCTATAACTACGTAAACGTAGTCATTATCATCTTGTAATTTTTGTGCTAATCTAAAAATTTTACTTCTCCAGAATTAATATCGTACATAGCGCCAACAATTTTTACTTCGCCATTCTTTTGCATTTCAGCAAGAACATCACTTTCGGCAACAATTCTATCTATAGTTAATAAAACATTTTTTTCTGCAACATGGTCTACAAAATCTAGATTTTTAGAGTTGCGCAAGCTTTTATCTTTTGGCTCAGTAACAGCATTTACAGCGGGCTTAATTTTAGCTAGCATTGCTGTTAGGTTTCCTAACTCTGCATTGTCACAAGCACCTTTTATTGCACCGCAACTGGTGTGTCCTAAAACTACAATTAGTTTTGTGCCTGCTAGTTTGCAACCAAATTCCATACTGCCTAAAATATCTTGATTTACAAAGTTACCTGCAATACGTACACTAAAAATATCTCCTAATCCTTGATCAAAAATTAACTCTGCAGATACTCTAGAGTCTATACAGCTTAAAATAGTAGCAAATGGAAACTGCCCCTCACTAGTGTCATTTACCTGTTCTAACAGGTTACGGTGGGCTTTTAAATTGTTTTGAAACCTTTGGTTTCCTTCTTTTAAAAATTGCAATGACTTTTCTGGTGTCATTGTAGCTTGTGTTTCTTTTGTATGCGCCTTCATAAAAATAATTAGGTTTTATATAAGTTTAATTTTTGATAATAAATAGCCTATAAATGAGCTTAAAAAGCAAACTTATAGCTAGTGAAATTTAAAGCTCTGAAACTAGATTTAGAACTAAAAATATATATAATAATTTTAATTAAAAGTAATGTTTTACTTTTTGGGTGTAGTATGTTTTAGTATTTAATACTAAAAATATAACTAAGGATTAACTTAGCTCTGGAGGTGGTAATAGTAGGTTAAAATGTGGTTTAGAGTAGTTTTTACTACAATAAACAGGTATAATAGTAGATTTAAATGGATGTAAAAATGTCCAATTAGTGGTAGAAGATATAATCTCTAAAGAATTGCATTCTTCATCTTCACCAGAATTAATTGTTACAGATATTTCTATATTATCATCTAAATGCAAAAGTACAGTTGGGGTAATAATAATACCAACTATTAAAATTGCTAAAAATATGGATGAAAACTTTTTGAACATTATAATTTATAGGAGCGGCAAATGTATAAAATTTAAAATTAGGCGGTATTAAACTTAAAATTATTTAATTTCTTTTATTTCTTCAGATGAAATCCAGCCGGTTTTACCATCAACTAATTTTATTTTGTAATACTGTTTTAATTCGTCAAGTACAAAAACTTTAGTGCCTTCATGCAGCCTAAATATTTCTTTGCTTCTGGTGTTTGGCTCTTCTAATACCAGAGACTCTTCATTAAAGACAATTGCAGGTCTATTTTGTTTAAAATCAGAAAAATTTAAGTAAGCGGCTGCAATTGCTATTAACGATAAAACTAAACAAGTAATACTAAGTATAAATGAAATTCTTTTTTTAGTAGAATAATTAAAAAATTTGAAAGCAATATAAAATATAACAAACAAAATTATTAGTACAACGCTTAGGTAGGCCCATTGGTCAAAATTAAAATAACCAACCACTTTATTGTACATAGTTTTTAGGGTAGTAACCGGTAAAGGGTTAATTACGTCTAAAGTCATATTTTTTGCGTAACCCAAATTATTTTTTATTTCATTATCGTTTGGCTTAAGTAGTAATGCTTTTTCGTAATAATATATGCTAGGAGCAACCTTGTTTAGCTTGTAATATGAATTGCCTAGATTATAGTATAATTCTGGAGAGTGCTTGCCATTTTCTATTATTTGCAAATAGTCTTTAATGGCAGCATCATACTTGCCATTATTATAAGCTTCAGTAGCTTTTTTAAACAGGTCGTTATTTTGAGAATATCCCAAAAACGAAACGCATAAAACAAGTATAAATAGTATTTTTTTCATAGTTATAACTGTTTATCCATTTGCGAAATTACTTCACTTGCCTTGTTATAATCTTGCTGCATTTGAACATTAGAAAACGGACTATAACGAGCCATTTCACAGTTTTTTAAGAGCGATAAAAACCCGTCTATTGTGTTTTGTTCAATATTTTTTTCGTTTAACAAGTCTGTTATTTTATCCTTACTAAAATCAGATGTTTCAATTTTAAGTTTTGCTTTTAAGTAGTTGTGTAGTGCTTTTTCTAGTGCTACATAAAAAGCATCTTTTTTCCCTAAAGTCTTTTTAGCTGCAGATAAATATTTGCGAGCCAATTTGTTAGCTTTTCTAACTTTATTGCCAACTACGTCAGAAGCCATAGCTTCTCTTTTGCGGCCTAATAATATTGCTATAGGAATTAGCAATATTGGTAGTAGCAGCCACAAGTAATATGCAGTAGACTTAAAAAAGTAATTGTTGCCAATTGTTGTTAGGTTTGTTTGTGTTTTTATAAAGTTAAATTGTTTTCCTTTTGTTTCTACAACTTGTTTGTTAGGTACATTGTCACTTTTAGCTGTTGTGTCCTCTGTATTTGTAGGTCCTTCTACTACATTTATAACAAGCTCATCTGAGTTAAGAGTGTGGTATTTTTTAGTTTTTGGATTAAAATAGCTAAAAGCAATACTTGGTACTGGGTACTTTCCTCTGTACTCTGGAACAATAGTATAGCTGTCACTAATTTTGCCTTCCATACCAGAGTAAGTTGTGGTTACTTTCTCATCATGTTCTGGATCGTAAACTTCTAGTGAACCAGGTAAATTTAACGTAGGAATGTCAAATAACTTTAAATTTCCTTTACCACTAATTTCAACCTTAGCTTGTAAAGATTCTGCTGCGTTTAAATGAGTTTTGCTTGTTGTTACAAAGAAATTAAAATCTCCCACAGCACCTGTAAAACTTGCTGGTTTGCCTTCTTCTGGTAATGGCTTTACGTTAATAGATCTATTACCAGCAGACACTCTTAGGTTTGCTTGCGCATATATTGGGCTTCCAAAAAAGTCTCTTCTTTGGGTTGGTACTTGTACACCAACATCTAATGAAAGTGGCTCTAATGTTAGCTTACCTGTTTTCTGTGGATATAAAACAACGCGTTTTAATATCACAGACCTGTATTCTTCTCCTTTAAATTTATCGTCTTTGGTAGTGTATCTCTTTACAGGAATATCTTGACTCCAAAAATTATTGTATTTAGGGTTGTCTACTGCCTGAAAACCAGAAACTTCTATAGAAGGGCTAACATACATTTTATATACAACAGTTATAGCCTCGTTTAAATAAGGGTTGGGTTTGCTAATTTCAGCAACCAGGTGTAGGTTTTCTTGAGCAATATCACTAGCAGATGGCGGTGCGTTAGGGTTTACAACAGCATCTGTAACAGTTATGGTTTTAGCATCTGACTTGTACTCTTGATCATCAATAGTAATTTTTGCAGGATCTATAGTAATTTTACCTCTTGTACTTGGCTGTAAAATATAAGAATATGATAATGAAAATTTACGCTTGCCGTTGTTCCAAGATCTGCTAATAGAAGTTGCAGGGCCCATTAGTACAGTAAACCCTTTAAAATTAGGAGCAACAAAGTTATCCCCTTGTTTATTAGTTGTAAATTCTACTTTTAAACGTTCGTTAAGACCTAGTTTTTCTTTACTAAGCTTTACAGAAAATGTAACCTCTTCTTGAGCACTAAGTCCTAGTGTAGTAAAAAGGGTTAATAAATATAATATGTACAGCTTTGCTTTCATGATATGTATTACCAATCTTTTTCGTTCTTTACTTTAGCGCCTTTTACTTTTTTGGCGTCCATCTTTTCTTGAACTTTTTTCTCCTCGTTCTCCATAGCCTTCAACAGATTTTTTACCTGTTGTTTAGACAATTGGTTAGGCCTAGGTTGCTGCTGCTGTTCTTGTGGTTTTTTATCTCCTTTATCGTTAGGTTTTTTCTGGTCTTTTTTCTCATCATCACCTTTGCCATCCTTGTCGTCTTTGTTCTTTTTATCTCCTTCGTCGCCTTTGTCTTCCTTGTCTTCGCCGTCCTTTTTATCCTTATCTTTTCCTTGGTCGTCCTTTTTATCGTCTCCGTCCCCTTCGTTCTTTTCTTTATCCTCGTTTTTATCTTTTTGGTCTTCCTTATCGTCTTTTTTGTCGTCTTTATTTTGGTCGTTTTTCTTTTGCTCGTCCTGTTGCTTTTTCAACAATTCTTTTGCTAAAGCAAAATTATATCTTGTTTCTTCATCAGAAGGGTTATTCCTTAGTGCTTGTTTGTAAGCTTCAACCGCTTTTTCATATTCTTTATTTTTCATAAAAACGTTACCCATATTATGGTACGCCTTATGTTTGTCTGCCTTACTTGTTGCTAACTCACCAGCTTGTTTAAACCTCCCAAAAGCTTCACTATAGGTTTCTTTGTTGTAGTAAGCGCTGCCTAAATTATATGGTGCAGCAGCATTTTCATTGCTTTTAGATATTGCTTTACGGTAGTTAGCTTCTGCTTGTGTAAATTTATTCTCAGATAGCTCTTTATTGGCTTCCCAAGTTAAGTTTTTAGATGTGTTTAGTGCTTTTTCTTTTTCTTTAACGTCTGCATCTTCTTGCGCATAAGTAAAGCATCCTATTAAAAAAACAATGTATACTAGCTTTTTCATTTATTCTACTTCTTTTTCGTTAAACAAATTAAGTTTTTGAAGCCATTTTGTTTTTCTATCTAAAAGAAAAATGTCTAAAAACAAGAAGAACAATCCTGCTCCAATAAACCACTGAAATTGGTCTTTATACTCAGAGAATTGTTTGGCTTCAAACTCAGTTTTATCCATTTTATTTAATTCATCTTTTATAATACTTACTGCATCACTGGTATTTGCACCGTCTATATATTGTCCGTTGCCATCATCGGCTATATCTTCTAAAACGTCTTTATTAAGTTTAGTAATTACCACTTCACCTTGTAAATCTTTTTTAAGACTTTCTAAAACACCGTTTCTTTTTATAGGAATTGGAGCTCCTTTTTCTGTACCTACTCCAATAGTATATATTTTTATTCCTTGGTCTATTGCTTTTTCTACCGCACTAGATGTAGCCCCCTCAGAGTGGTCTTCTCCGTCAGAAATTATAAATAATACTCTGTTTGTTTGCTCGTCATCATCATAATAAGTAGATGCCAAGTCTAAAGCCTGATTAATAGCTGTTCCTTGTGAAGACAACATATTGGTGTTTAGACCTTGTAAAAACATTTTTGCAGCACCATAATCTGTTGTTATTGGCAATTGCGGGTAAGCTTGTCCTGCATATGCAATAATACCAATACGGTCGCTACCTAGTTGAGATATAATTTCTGATACAATACGTTTAGCTTTATCTAATCTGCTAGGCGCAATATCTTCTGCTAACATACTTTTAGATACATCTACGGCAAATACAATATCTACACCTTCTCTTTTTACAGTTTCAAGTTTTGTGCCAATTTTAGGGTTTGCTAATCCTACAATTAAAAGCGCTAAACCTAAAATAAAAACAATAAATTTTAAAATTGATTTAAAAGATGATTTTGTTGGTGTTAAGCGTTTAAATAAGTGTAAATCTGCAAATTTTTTCTGTGCTCTTTTTTTCCAGATTAAAAGCAACACAAAGATGACCACCATTACAGGAATGATGAACAGTAAATAGAAATATATTTTTTCGTCTATTTGTATCATTTGTCTTTCTTAATCTTAGATAAAACTTCTAAATAAAGTGTTACGCATTACCCATTCTAATAAAAGTAAAATACCAGCTAACAGAATTAATGGTCTAAACTTTTCTTCAAAATTGGTGTATTTAATTTCTTCTATGTCTGTTTTTTCTAGCTTATTTATTTCGTCATAAATAGCAGCTAGTTTTTCATTGTCTGTAGCTCTAAAATATTGTCCGCCGGTAACGGTAGCAATTTCTTCAAGTAATTTTTCATCAATTTCTACCTGTCTCATACCATACCTATATGTACGGTCTGGATTAAAAGCAATTGGTGTTAATGCGTTACCATTTGTACCTAAACCAATAGTATATGTCTTAATTTTATATTCTACCGCTAAATCTGCTGCAGTTTTTGGTTCTATAAAACCAGAGTTGTTAACACCATCTGTAAGCAAAATAATTACTTTACTTTTAGATTTACTGTCTTTTAAACGGTTAACAGCCGTTGCTAAACCCATACCAATGGCAGTACCATCTTCTAGCTGGCCATGTGTAATTTGGCGCAAAGATGATAGTACAATAGACTTGTCACTAGTAATAGGTGTTTTTGTATAACTTTCACCAGCATATGCAACCAAACCAATACGGTCATTAGGTCTTTTTTTAATAAAATCTGCAGCCACTTTTTTTAGTGCTGTTAGTCTGTCTGGTTTTAAATCCTTAGCCAACATACTAGAAGATACATCTATAGCCATAACAATGTCTATACCTTTTGTGGTTTTTGTTTTGGTAGATACATCTTTAGTTTGTGGCCTTGCTAAAGCAGTAATTATAGCAGCTAAAGCCAATAAGCGTAAAATAAAAAGCATTGGTTTTAACTTGGCTAAAATGCTGGTATCTGTAAAACCTTGTGTACTAGATATTTTTAGTGCTGCAGTTTCTTCTTTATGTTTAAAAAAATACCATAGCACAGCCAATGGTAGCAACAATAGCAACCAAAAAAGCTGAGGGTTTGCAAAAGTGATATTCTCTAACATTTATTCTTTTTTATCTTCTTTAACTTCAATTGAATTAAAAATACGATCTACAATTTTTTGTGCATAC containing:
- a CDS encoding tetratricopeptide repeat protein, translating into MKKLVYIVFLIGCFTYAQEDADVKEKEKALNTSKNLTWEANKELSENKFTQAEANYRKAISKSNENAAAPYNLGSAYYNKETYSEAFGRFKQAGELATSKADKHKAYHNMGNVFMKNKEYEKAVEAYKQALRNNPSDEETRYNFALAKELLKKQQDEQKKNDQNKDDKKDDKEDQKDKNEDKEKNEGDGDDKKDDQGKDKDKKDGEDKEDKGDEGDKKNKDDKDGKGDDEKKDQKKPNDKGDKKPQEQQQQPRPNQLSKQQVKNLLKAMENEEKKVQEKMDAKKVKGAKVKNEKDW
- a CDS encoding SulP family inorganic anion transporter is translated as MKNLFSNIKGDIFGGITAGIVALPLALAFGVSSGLGPAAGLYGAIFISFFAALFGGTSTQISGPTAPMTAVSMVVIASIIAIHDGDVETALPYILTVFILAGLMQISLGLLGMGKYIKYIPYPVVSGFMTAIGIIILITQILPAIGYYPKEDQDFVNQFKPQAEEVILENILKEQAGEGILVLDHFEETIKRANTVTDADTLKEAKTLAAKEASGVMGSLKILPRALQQINWLELALALATIFIIYGFKRITTAIPSTLVALIAVSGVAFLFKLPYRRIEEIPSGIPTPNMAIFTQFSITSLTPYIFTALTLALLGAIDSLLTSVVADNMTKTKHKPNKELIGQGIGNTIAAIFNGIPGAGATIRTVVNINSGGKTKLSGMVAGVLLLVVLLALGPIASQIPAGVLAGILITVGIGVMDYKGLKAIPSLPRDLKIGPFKVSSEVIIMLVVLVLSSTWNLVYAVGIGLVIASLMFMKKIGDLTAERSDVKSLLQEKAWKDEANFPVYLKEEVFIKHIKGPLFFGSTSEFQQLASQIPSTASTVIIRTGRMQYMDQSGLYAMEDVLVDLKKNNVNVLFVDLLQQPRYMMERIDIIPDLIPTEHLFSNFDDAVAWVKENVKDTY
- a CDS encoding BatD family protein; the encoded protein is MKAKLYILYLLTLFTTLGLSAQEEVTFSVKLSKEKLGLNERLKVEFTTNKQGDNFVAPNFKGFTVLMGPATSISRSWNNGKRKFSLSYSYILQPSTRGKITIDPAKITIDDQEYKSDAKTITVTDAVVNPNAPPSASDIAQENLHLVAEISKPNPYLNEAITVVYKMYVSPSIEVSGFQAVDNPKYNNFWSQDIPVKRYTTKDDKFKGEEYRSVILKRVVLYPQKTGKLTLEPLSLDVGVQVPTQRRDFFGSPIYAQANLRVSAGNRSINVKPLPEEGKPASFTGAVGDFNFFVTTSKTHLNAAESLQAKVEISGKGNLKLFDIPTLNLPGSLEVYDPEHDEKVTTTYSGMEGKISDSYTIVPEYRGKYPVPSIAFSYFNPKTKKYHTLNSDELVINVVEGPTNTEDTTAKSDNVPNKQVVETKGKQFNFIKTQTNLTTIGNNYFFKSTAYYLWLLLPILLIPIAILLGRKREAMASDVVGNKVRKANKLARKYLSAAKKTLGKKDAFYVALEKALHNYLKAKLKIETSDFSKDKITDLLNEKNIEQNTIDGFLSLLKNCEMARYSPFSNVQMQQDYNKASEVISQMDKQL
- the pheS gene encoding phenylalanine--tRNA ligase subunit alpha; protein product: MIDEIKKHIAIVNEFTSTDLEAIESFRIKYLGKKGLLNDFFAEFKNVPNEQKKEFGQTINQLKNAATEKVNSLKDALASSTVSDSVYGDLTRPGQPISIGARHPISIVKNQIIEIFSRIGFNVSEGPEIEDDWHNFTALNLPEYHPARDMQDTFFIQTNPDVLLRTHTSSVQVRYMEDNKPPIRTISPGRVYRNEAISARSHCFFHQIEGLYIDKDVSFADLKQTLQFFTTELFGKSKIRLRPSYFPFTEPSAEVDVYWGLETESDYKITKGTGWLEIGGCGMVDPNVLKNCGIDPEEYSGFAFGVGIDRIAMLLHQITDIRLLSENDVRFLEQFKSAL
- a CDS encoding tetratricopeptide repeat protein codes for the protein MKKILFILVLCVSFLGYSQNNDLFKKATEAYNNGKYDAAIKDYLQIIENGKHSPELYYNLGNSYYKLNKVAPSIYYYEKALLLKPNDNEIKNNLGYAKNMTLDVINPLPVTTLKTMYNKVVGYFNFDQWAYLSVVLIILFVIFYIAFKFFNYSTKKRISFILSITCLVLSLIAIAAAYLNFSDFKQNRPAIVFNEESLVLEEPNTRSKEIFRLHEGTKVFVLDELKQYYKIKLVDGKTGWISSEEIKEIK
- a CDS encoding vWA domain-containing protein: MIQIDEKIYFYLLFIIPVMVVIFVLLLIWKKRAQKKFADLHLFKRLTPTKSSFKSILKFIVFILGLALLIVGLANPKIGTKLETVKREGVDIVFAVDVSKSMLAEDIAPSRLDKAKRIVSEIISQLGSDRIGIIAYAGQAYPQLPITTDYGAAKMFLQGLNTNMLSSQGTAINQALDLASTYYDDDEQTNRVLFIISDGEDHSEGATSSAVEKAIDQGIKIYTIGVGTEKGAPIPIKRNGVLESLKKDLQGEVVITKLNKDVLEDIADDGNGQYIDGANTSDAVSIIKDELNKMDKTEFEAKQFSEYKDQFQWFIGAGLFFLFLDIFLLDRKTKWLQKLNLFNEKEVE
- a CDS encoding carbonic anhydrase family protein; translation: MKAHTKETQATMTPEKSLQFLKEGNQRFQNNLKAHRNLLEQVNDTSEGQFPFATILSCIDSRVSAELIFDQGLGDIFSVRIAGNFVNQDILGSMEFGCKLAGTKLIVVLGHTSCGAIKGACDNAELGNLTAMLAKIKPAVNAVTEPKDKSLRNSKNLDFVDHVAEKNVLLTIDRIVAESDVLAEMQKNGEVKIVGAMYDINSGEVKFLD
- a CDS encoding vWA domain-containing protein — translated: MLENITFANPQLFWLLLLLPLAVLWYFFKHKEETAALKISSTQGFTDTSILAKLKPMLFILRLLALAAIITALARPQTKDVSTKTKTTKGIDIVMAIDVSSSMLAKDLKPDRLTALKKVAADFIKKRPNDRIGLVAYAGESYTKTPITSDKSIVLSSLRQITHGQLEDGTAIGMGLATAVNRLKDSKSKSKVIILLTDGVNNSGFIEPKTAADLAVEYKIKTYTIGLGTNGNALTPIAFNPDRTYRYGMRQVEIDEKLLEEIATVTGGQYFRATDNEKLAAIYDEINKLEKTDIEEIKYTNFEEKFRPLILLAGILLLLEWVMRNTLFRSFI